In the Ilumatobacteraceae bacterium genome, one interval contains:
- a CDS encoding GGDEF domain-containing protein: MKLVRRASLVFSLVLIVAIVVGYAVRTSELARDRDASLASSAELGSARLSALVDAASVASRSAGGADPANTVEIAEALAAVHPGLGVCVITAGGSTCAGDGPMPAADIVDAEQERRSDLAGPAEAATGVSVYDSLMTIEATGPHVTVFAAAPIGIGIVDGRTAHTVQATTLLPADVPVGGFSDAQGRRQTTAAVEGVPNVYVSAMVPAEVSLPGDEFRFYLIIFSLAVVLLLLAGVTLVVEQRNLHERASFDSLTKLPNRGEFERRAAEILATADRSETGVCLLLFDLNGFKQINDTHGHIAGDEVLKVVGSRLRKAVRDHDVVARWGGDEFVVVMPGIATPEMGSRRALQLAEQVGGRTRLDGIEAALRVKVSVGVAIWPEHGEQLDDLVVAADQAMYEAKREGVTCKVAAPKPPQPSLVHTHA; the protein is encoded by the coding sequence ATGAAGTTGGTTCGAAGGGCGTCGCTGGTGTTCAGCCTGGTGCTGATCGTCGCGATCGTGGTCGGCTACGCCGTCCGGACGTCCGAGCTCGCGCGTGACCGCGATGCGAGCCTGGCCTCGTCCGCCGAACTCGGCAGCGCACGACTGTCGGCGCTCGTCGACGCAGCGTCGGTCGCCTCCCGTTCCGCGGGTGGCGCCGATCCGGCCAACACGGTCGAGATCGCCGAAGCGCTGGCCGCTGTCCACCCCGGCCTCGGGGTCTGCGTGATCACGGCCGGTGGATCCACGTGCGCCGGCGACGGACCGATGCCCGCCGCCGACATCGTCGACGCCGAGCAGGAACGACGCTCCGACCTCGCCGGCCCGGCCGAGGCTGCAACCGGGGTGTCGGTGTACGACTCGCTGATGACGATCGAAGCGACCGGCCCCCACGTCACGGTGTTCGCCGCCGCACCCATCGGGATCGGCATCGTCGACGGCCGCACCGCGCACACGGTGCAGGCCACGACGCTCCTGCCGGCCGATGTCCCGGTGGGCGGGTTCTCCGACGCCCAGGGGCGGCGACAGACGACGGCCGCGGTCGAGGGTGTGCCGAACGTCTACGTGAGCGCGATGGTTCCCGCCGAGGTCAGCCTGCCCGGCGACGAATTCCGCTTCTACCTCATCATCTTCTCGCTCGCCGTCGTGCTCTTGCTGCTCGCCGGCGTGACGCTCGTGGTCGAGCAACGCAACCTGCACGAGCGGGCCAGCTTCGACTCGCTCACCAAGTTGCCGAACCGCGGCGAGTTCGAACGTCGGGCGGCCGAGATCCTCGCCACCGCAGACCGGTCCGAGACCGGTGTGTGTCTCCTGCTGTTCGACCTCAACGGGTTCAAGCAGATCAACGACACCCACGGACACATCGCCGGCGACGAAGTGCTGAAGGTCGTCGGATCCCGCCTCCGCAAGGCGGTCCGCGACCACGACGTGGTCGCTCGATGGGGCGGCGACGAGTTCGTCGTCGTGATGCCCGGCATCGCGACGCCAGAGATGGGCAGCCGTCGTGCGCTCCAACTCGCCGAACAGGTGGGCGGTCGCACCCGTCTCGACGGCATCGAGGCAGCGCTCAGGGTCAAGGTCAGCGTCGGTGTGGCGATCTGGCCCGAGCACGGCGAACAGCTCGACGACCTCGTCGTCGCCGCCGACCAGGCGATGTACGAGGCCAAGCGCGAGGGCGTGACGTGCAAGGTGGCGGCCCCGAAGCCGCCTCAGCCGAGCCTGGTCCATACGCACGCCTGA
- a CDS encoding cytochrome P450, with protein sequence MSDRDELYARFDVDDPAFIADPYPTLNAIREATPIYRDEAAGHWVVTRFADVHSTLRDRRLGRDYSHRFTPAEIGQPDPDPRWSDFHRHEAWSLLALEPPDHTRLRRLISKVFTPSSIARLQPLIESTSDTLLDRCAELGEFDLLADYAQPYSVAVICSMLGVPIEDTQRLLDWSHAIVKMYELRASDEVKRSADEAAGEYIAYTRDLIAAKRRHPDDRLLSQLVQVEDAGDVLTEDEIVSTAMVLVEAGHEATVNTLGNGFRALMHHRDQRWRLVGGEVAPSTAVEELLRFDAPLQMFERWVLEPGVEIAGQPVEVGDVVAMRFGSAQRDPRRFDRPDEFDVGRGDAGHIGFGGGLHFCIGAPLARAELTRSVAGLVDRFPDLELLEEPSYHPTFVIRGLTALRLAARR encoded by the coding sequence ATGTCCGACCGCGACGAGTTGTACGCACGCTTCGACGTCGACGACCCGGCGTTCATCGCCGATCCGTACCCGACGCTCAACGCGATCCGGGAGGCCACGCCGATCTACCGCGACGAGGCGGCCGGCCACTGGGTCGTCACCCGGTTCGCCGACGTGCACTCGACGCTGCGCGACCGGCGACTCGGCCGCGACTACTCGCACCGGTTCACGCCGGCCGAGATCGGACAGCCCGATCCCGACCCGCGCTGGTCCGACTTCCACCGGCACGAGGCCTGGTCGCTGCTGGCGCTCGAGCCGCCCGACCACACCCGCCTCCGACGGCTGATCTCGAAGGTCTTCACGCCCTCGTCGATCGCCCGGCTCCAACCGCTGATCGAGTCGACGTCCGACACCCTGCTCGATCGGTGCGCCGAACTCGGTGAGTTCGACCTGCTGGCCGACTACGCCCAGCCGTATTCCGTCGCCGTGATCTGCTCGATGCTGGGTGTCCCGATCGAGGACACGCAGCGGCTCCTCGACTGGTCGCACGCGATCGTCAAGATGTACGAGTTGCGCGCCTCCGACGAGGTCAAGCGGTCGGCCGACGAAGCGGCCGGCGAGTACATCGCCTACACCCGCGATCTGATCGCGGCCAAGCGGCGGCACCCCGACGATCGGCTGCTGTCGCAACTGGTCCAGGTCGAGGATGCCGGCGACGTGCTGACCGAGGACGAGATCGTCTCGACCGCGATGGTGCTCGTCGAGGCCGGCCACGAGGCGACGGTCAACACATTGGGCAACGGGTTCCGGGCGCTGATGCACCACCGCGACCAGCGGTGGCGACTCGTCGGTGGCGAGGTCGCCCCGTCGACCGCGGTCGAGGAGCTGTTGCGGTTCGACGCCCCGCTCCAGATGTTCGAACGGTGGGTGCTCGAACCAGGCGTCGAGATCGCCGGACAACCGGTCGAGGTCGGCGACGTCGTCGCGATGCGGTTCGGTTCGGCGCAGCGCGACCCGCGACGGTTCGACCGTCCCGACGAGTTCGACGTCGGGCGCGGCGACGCCGGCCACATCGGGTTCGGCGGCGGTCTCCACTTCTGCATCGGGGCTCCGCTGGCCCGAGCCGAGCTCACGCGATCCGTCGCCGGCCTCGTCGACCGGTTCCCCGATCTCGAGCTGCTCGAAGAACCGTCGTATCACCCGACCTTCGTCATCCGCGGGCTGACGGCGCTGCGGCTCGCCGCCCGGCGCTGA
- a CDS encoding pyridoxal phosphate-dependent aminotransferase has protein sequence MATVEHALTSKLAGFGTTIFAQMSALAASTGAINLGQGFPDTDGPIEVLDAAVEAIRSGVNQYPPGPGMPDLRAAIAEHQLRFYGLTFDPDTEVLVTAGATEALAGALLGMLDAGDEVVLFEPMYDSYQACIAMAGGVIKPVVLEPGDDGRYGFDRERFLAACTSSTKLILLNTPHNPTGKVFTRDELEFIAGVAQERDILVVTDEVYEHLVFSGSEHVPMATLPGMAERTISISSGGKTFNTTGWKIGWMCGPAPMIDAAKTAKQFLTYVNGAPFQPAIATGLRLPDTFFQALAADLEAKRDRLVPGLEAAGLIAYRPEATYFTTVDIRPVRPDGDGVAFCLGLPESIGVVAVPNQVFYANPEHGRHLVRFACCKRLDVLDAAVERLAGLADQG, from the coding sequence GTGGCCACCGTCGAACACGCGCTCACCTCCAAGCTCGCCGGTTTCGGGACGACGATCTTCGCCCAGATGTCGGCGCTCGCGGCGTCGACCGGCGCGATCAACCTCGGCCAGGGATTCCCCGACACCGACGGCCCGATCGAGGTGCTCGACGCCGCGGTCGAGGCGATCCGGTCGGGCGTCAATCAGTATCCGCCCGGCCCGGGCATGCCCGACCTGCGTGCGGCGATCGCCGAACACCAGCTCAGGTTCTACGGGCTGACCTTCGACCCCGACACCGAGGTGCTCGTCACCGCCGGAGCGACCGAGGCGCTCGCCGGGGCCCTCCTCGGCATGCTCGATGCCGGCGACGAGGTGGTGCTGTTCGAACCCATGTACGACAGCTACCAGGCGTGCATCGCGATGGCCGGTGGTGTGATCAAGCCCGTCGTCCTGGAGCCCGGTGACGACGGCCGGTACGGCTTCGACCGCGAACGGTTCCTGGCCGCGTGCACATCGTCGACGAAGCTGATCCTGCTCAACACCCCGCACAACCCGACCGGCAAGGTGTTCACCCGCGACGAACTGGAGTTCATCGCCGGTGTGGCCCAGGAGCGTGACATCCTGGTCGTGACCGACGAGGTGTACGAACACCTGGTCTTCAGCGGCTCCGAACACGTGCCGATGGCCACGCTGCCGGGCATGGCCGAGCGCACGATCTCGATCTCGTCCGGCGGCAAGACGTTCAACACCACGGGGTGGAAGATCGGTTGGATGTGTGGCCCGGCACCGATGATCGACGCGGCGAAGACCGCCAAGCAGTTCCTGACCTACGTCAACGGTGCACCGTTCCAGCCGGCGATCGCAACGGGTCTGCGGCTGCCCGACACGTTCTTCCAGGCGCTCGCCGCCGACCTCGAGGCCAAGCGCGATCGTCTGGTGCCGGGGCTCGAGGCCGCCGGGCTGATCGCCTACCGGCCGGAGGCGACCTATTTCACCACCGTCGACATCCGTCCCGTGCGCCCCGACGGTGACGGGGTCGCGTTCTGCCTCGGCCTGCCCGAGTCGATCGGTGTCGTCGCCGTGCCCAACCAGGTCTTCTACGCCAACCCCGAACACGGCCGTCACCTGGTGCGGTTCGCCTGCTGCAAGCGGCTCGACGTCCTCGACGCCGCCGTCGAGCGTTTGGCCGGCCTCGCCGACCAGGGCTGA
- a CDS encoding iron chelate uptake ABC transporter family permease subunit: MAICAALGAATLAVTCWSIMVGDFPLSIGQVLAALFGDGGEDAEFIVQTLRLPRALTAMLVGAALGMSGAVFQSLVRNPLGSPDIVGFQQGAAFGAVFMIVVAGGSSLEIATGAVAGGVATALLVYLLAWKRGLAASRLVLVGIGIGFAASAAVDYMITRANIHDVQRAAVWLTGSLNGRSWSHVRTVGIALALLAPLIVLGQRSLDRLELGDDAAAALGIRTGRTKLVLVVLAVGLAALAVAAAGPITFVAFVAGPVARRLVKTPGACVVPAAFVGAFVMVVADLAARRVLAPTELPVGILTAVVGAPYLIWLLTRRARTGTL; this comes from the coding sequence GTGGCGATTTGCGCCGCGCTCGGAGCGGCGACCCTCGCGGTGACGTGCTGGTCGATCATGGTCGGCGACTTCCCGCTCTCGATCGGACAGGTGCTGGCAGCGCTGTTCGGCGACGGCGGTGAGGATGCCGAGTTCATCGTGCAGACGCTCCGCCTGCCGCGGGCGCTCACGGCGATGCTCGTCGGCGCCGCGCTCGGCATGTCGGGCGCCGTGTTCCAGTCCCTCGTCCGCAACCCACTCGGGTCGCCCGACATCGTCGGCTTCCAGCAGGGTGCGGCGTTCGGCGCCGTGTTCATGATCGTGGTCGCAGGCGGCTCGAGCCTCGAGATCGCCACCGGCGCCGTCGCCGGCGGTGTTGCCACCGCGCTGCTCGTCTACCTGCTGGCGTGGAAGCGCGGCCTGGCGGCATCGCGCCTGGTCCTCGTCGGGATCGGCATCGGCTTCGCGGCATCGGCCGCCGTCGACTACATGATCACGCGAGCGAACATCCACGACGTGCAGCGAGCCGCGGTCTGGCTCACCGGCTCGCTCAACGGCCGCAGTTGGTCGCACGTGCGCACCGTCGGCATCGCCTTGGCGCTGCTCGCTCCGCTCATCGTGCTCGGACAGCGATCGCTCGATCGACTCGAGCTCGGTGACGACGCCGCGGCGGCGCTCGGGATCAGGACCGGCCGCACCAAACTCGTCCTCGTCGTGTTGGCCGTCGGGCTCGCCGCACTGGCCGTCGCCGCCGCCGGGCCGATCACGTTCGTCGCCTTCGTGGCCGGTCCGGTCGCCCGTCGGCTCGTGAAGACCCCGGGCGCATGCGTCGTGCCGGCGGCGTTCGTCGGCGCCTTCGTCATGGTCGTGGCCGACCTCGCCGCCCGCCGGGTGCTGGCCCCGACCGAACTGCCCGTCGGCATCCTCACCGCAGTGGTCGGTGCGCCGTACCTCATCTGGCTGCTGACCCGACGAGCCCGGACGGGGACGTTGTGA
- a CDS encoding DUF2017 family protein, with protein sequence MGIFRRPVRRSGSGFVIDLHDEEAALIRRLVGQLRAVLTDDDPDTEAQALIVRLFPVAYPDDDEMEAEYQRLMRDELVQSKLAAFDIIDEAVGGDAPIDEGRLIAVMQSINSIRLVLGVILDVSDDPDRDEVDQDLEDSPEYHLYGYLSMLLDACVQALSGR encoded by the coding sequence ATGGGCATCTTCCGCCGCCCCGTCCGGCGGTCCGGTTCGGGTTTCGTCATCGACCTCCACGACGAGGAGGCGGCGCTGATCCGACGGCTCGTCGGGCAGCTGCGCGCGGTGCTCACCGACGACGACCCCGACACCGAGGCGCAGGCACTGATCGTCCGACTCTTCCCGGTCGCCTATCCGGACGACGACGAGATGGAGGCCGAGTACCAGCGGCTGATGCGCGACGAACTCGTCCAGTCGAAACTCGCCGCGTTCGACATCATCGACGAGGCGGTCGGTGGCGATGCGCCGATCGACGAGGGCCGGCTCATCGCCGTGATGCAGTCGATCAACTCGATCCGACTGGTGCTCGGCGTGATCCTCGACGTCTCCGACGACCCCGATCGCGACGAGGTCGACCAGGACCTCGAAGACTCACCCGAATACCACCTCTACGGGTATCTCAGCATGTTGCTCGACGCCTGCGTCCAGGCGCTCTCCGGCCGCTGA
- a CDS encoding ABC transporter ATP-binding protein has protein sequence MTRLAASQATLAYDGHVVADRLDIEIPDGRITAIVGPNACGKSTLLRALSRLLRPSSGSIFLDGREIHRLPTKEVARQLGLLPQSPIAPDGITVGDLVARGRTPHQSLLQQWSHADEAAVLSALEATGTAALVDRAVDELSGGQRQRVWIAMALAQETELLLLDEPTTYLDISHQIDVLDLVAALQRDAGRTIVVVLHDLNLACRYAHHVVTMRGGEIVASGAPGEIITAERVEQVFGLRCVVIDDPVSHTPLVVPIGTTNSSTPG, from the coding sequence GTGACCCGACTCGCAGCGAGCCAGGCGACGCTGGCCTACGACGGTCACGTCGTCGCCGACCGTCTCGACATCGAAATTCCCGACGGACGGATCACTGCGATCGTCGGACCGAACGCCTGCGGGAAGTCGACCCTGCTCCGGGCGCTGTCACGTCTGCTGCGGCCGAGCAGCGGCTCGATCTTCCTCGACGGTCGCGAGATCCACCGGCTCCCGACCAAGGAGGTCGCGCGACAGCTCGGCCTGCTGCCGCAGAGCCCGATCGCCCCCGACGGCATCACCGTGGGCGACCTGGTGGCGCGCGGGCGGACGCCGCACCAGTCGCTGCTGCAGCAGTGGTCGCACGCCGACGAGGCCGCCGTGCTGTCCGCACTCGAGGCCACCGGCACCGCAGCACTGGTCGATCGGGCGGTCGATGAGCTGTCGGGCGGACAGCGTCAACGGGTGTGGATCGCCATGGCGCTCGCCCAGGAGACCGAGTTGCTCCTCCTCGACGAGCCGACCACGTACCTCGACATCAGCCACCAGATCGACGTGCTCGATCTCGTCGCCGCGCTCCAGCGCGACGCGGGTCGAACGATCGTGGTCGTGCTGCACGACCTGAACCTCGCCTGTCGGTACGCGCACCACGTCGTGACGATGCGCGGTGGCGAGATCGTGGCGTCGGGCGCTCCGGGGGAGATCATCACCGCAGAGCGTGTCGAGCAGGTCTTCGGACTCCGATGCGTCGTGATCGACGATCCCGTCAGCCACACGCCGCTGGTCGTGCCGATCGGGACCACCAACTCGTCGACACCGGGCTGA
- a CDS encoding siderophore-interacting protein produces the protein MPSTDQQHVQYGTVEAVDRLTPSMIRIVFGGAGLAGFTRTDATDQYVNAAFVPDGVPYSVPFDPDAVRDLDPAMRPRNRRYTVRAWDPDTRRLTIDFVAHGDAGYAGRWAQRATVGDRLQMAGPSGDYRPDPTAAWHLMVGDESALPAIAASMEVLDDDRRCEVIVVVDGPEHEIAMPGGASVRWLHRCTSAAPEELLADAVARLGWHPGRADVFVHGEAAEVRAVRRFLIAERGVDRSAASISPYWRRDHTDEAWREVKRQWLTEQAQDV, from the coding sequence ATGCCATCGACCGACCAGCAGCACGTCCAGTACGGCACCGTCGAGGCCGTCGATCGACTGACACCGAGCATGATCCGCATCGTGTTCGGCGGCGCGGGGCTCGCCGGCTTCACACGGACCGATGCCACCGACCAGTACGTGAACGCCGCGTTCGTCCCGGACGGAGTGCCGTACTCGGTGCCGTTCGACCCCGATGCGGTTCGGGATCTCGACCCGGCGATGCGGCCCCGCAACCGGCGGTACACGGTCCGAGCATGGGATCCCGACACGCGCCGGTTGACGATCGACTTCGTCGCCCACGGCGACGCCGGGTACGCAGGCCGGTGGGCACAGCGGGCGACCGTCGGCGACCGCCTCCAGATGGCCGGGCCGAGCGGTGACTACCGGCCGGATCCGACGGCCGCGTGGCACCTGATGGTCGGGGACGAGAGCGCCCTCCCGGCGATCGCCGCGTCGATGGAGGTGCTCGACGACGACCGGCGATGCGAGGTCATCGTCGTCGTCGACGGCCCCGAACACGAGATCGCGATGCCAGGCGGTGCCTCCGTACGCTGGCTTCACCGGTGCACGTCGGCGGCGCCCGAGGAACTGCTCGCGGACGCGGTCGCGCGCCTCGGGTGGCATCCCGGACGGGCCGACGTGTTCGTGCACGGCGAAGCAGCGGAGGTGCGCGCCGTGCGACGCTTCCTGATCGCGGAGCGCGGCGTCGATCGATCGGCGGCATCGATCTCTCCGTACTGGCGGCGAGACCACACGGACGAGGCCTGGCGCGAGGTCAAACGTCAGTGGCTCACCGAACAGGCGCAGGACGTCTGA
- a CDS encoding iron chelate uptake ABC transporter family permease subunit encodes MPTTLAPRTVTAAPDESPGTAARVDDGRCGFGRRRAVDVATLVALLSAVVIASLAVGAKAVPVGSVIEAFTSYDPTNTDHLIVRELRLPRTIVGLLVGAALGVAGALMQAVTRNPLADPGILGVNAGASFAVVVGIWAFGVGSVLGLVWFAFAGAAITSVVVYLLGSVGRGGATPVRLALAGAALSALLFALTRAVTLLDTSTLDQFRFWAVGSLSGRDSEIVWNLGGFIVTGLVLAVAVARPLNVLALGEDTAAALGTKVGWTRAVSGLAIMLLCGAAVAAVGPVGFVGLVVPHAVRPRFGPDQRWLIPVCAIAGPALLLVCDTLGRVVARPGEIQVGIMTAGIGGPAFVLLVRRMRVIRL; translated from the coding sequence ATGCCTACTACGCTTGCCCCTCGGACCGTCACCGCGGCGCCGGACGAATCGCCCGGCACGGCGGCGAGGGTCGACGACGGCCGGTGCGGGTTCGGCCGACGACGTGCCGTCGACGTCGCCACCCTGGTCGCACTGCTGTCGGCCGTCGTCATCGCGTCGCTGGCGGTCGGCGCGAAGGCGGTCCCGGTCGGATCGGTGATCGAGGCGTTCACGTCGTACGACCCGACGAACACCGACCACCTGATCGTGCGCGAACTCCGATTGCCGCGCACGATCGTCGGGCTGCTGGTCGGCGCGGCGCTGGGCGTCGCCGGTGCGCTGATGCAGGCCGTCACCCGGAATCCGCTCGCCGACCCCGGCATCCTCGGCGTGAACGCCGGTGCCTCGTTCGCCGTGGTCGTCGGGATCTGGGCGTTCGGCGTCGGCTCGGTCCTCGGGCTCGTCTGGTTCGCGTTCGCCGGCGCCGCCATCACGTCCGTCGTGGTGTACCTCCTCGGCTCGGTGGGTCGTGGGGGAGCGACGCCGGTGCGACTCGCCCTCGCCGGAGCGGCGCTGAGCGCGCTGCTGTTCGCGTTGACCCGAGCGGTCACGCTGCTCGACACCAGCACGCTCGACCAGTTCCGGTTCTGGGCCGTCGGCTCGCTGTCGGGCCGCGACTCGGAGATCGTGTGGAACCTCGGCGGCTTCATCGTCACCGGCCTCGTCCTCGCCGTGGCCGTCGCACGCCCGCTCAACGTCCTCGCCCTCGGCGAGGACACGGCGGCTGCGCTCGGTACGAAGGTCGGTTGGACACGGGCCGTCAGTGGTCTGGCGATCATGCTGCTGTGCGGCGCCGCCGTCGCTGCGGTCGGCCCGGTCGGGTTCGTCGGTCTCGTGGTGCCGCATGCGGTCCGGCCCCGGTTCGGGCCCGACCAGCGGTGGTTGATCCCGGTCTGCGCGATCGCCGGGCCGGCCCTGCTGCTCGTCTGCGACACGCTCGGGCGTGTGGTCGCTCGTCCCGGGGAGATCCAGGTCGGGATCATGACCGCCGGCATCGGTGGTCCGGCCTTCGTGTTGCTCGTCCGCCGGATGCGGGTGATCCGGCTGTGA
- a CDS encoding ABC transporter substrate-binding protein: MLVAAACGSNGSVATPDTPVTVVAPDATGATTTAPTTTGPTATAATSATTAARVVSPNGHAVIDDRGAEVHVASTERVIPLDGDVAEIVYALGLGDRVVATDLSATYPPAADALPQIGYQRALVAEPILAFEPTLLIATDLAGPPETLDDLERVGVPLVVVPDEATPTGAAEKILAVAEALGVPDRGRTLAERVQGEIDAAIDTVADAPTGLRVATLYVRGSGTQLVLGEAYASHWLIEAAGAIDVADELGVVESAPITDEAMLVAAPDVLLVPASGLESVGGVTGLLDALPALARTPAGVAGAVLSYDDQLMLGNGPRAGSFLATLIADLRDRAPTES; this comes from the coding sequence GTGCTGGTCGCAGCCGCGTGCGGTTCAAACGGTTCGGTCGCGACGCCGGACACTCCGGTCACCGTCGTCGCGCCGGACGCGACGGGTGCGACCACGACTGCACCGACCACGACCGGGCCGACCGCGACGGCGGCGACGTCCGCGACCACCGCTGCACGGGTGGTGTCCCCCAACGGTCACGCCGTGATCGACGACCGGGGAGCGGAGGTCCACGTCGCTTCGACCGAGCGGGTGATCCCGCTCGACGGCGACGTCGCCGAGATCGTGTACGCGCTCGGTCTGGGCGACCGCGTCGTCGCGACCGATCTCTCGGCGACCTATCCGCCGGCAGCGGACGCCCTCCCGCAGATCGGGTATCAGCGTGCGCTCGTCGCCGAGCCGATCCTCGCCTTCGAACCGACGCTGCTGATCGCGACCGACCTCGCCGGACCACCCGAGACGCTCGACGACCTCGAACGCGTGGGTGTGCCACTCGTCGTCGTGCCCGACGAGGCGACGCCGACCGGCGCCGCCGAGAAGATCCTCGCGGTCGCCGAAGCGCTCGGCGTTCCCGATCGCGGTCGAACCCTCGCCGAGCGGGTGCAAGGTGAGATCGACGCCGCCATCGACACCGTCGCCGACGCGCCGACCGGTCTGCGCGTCGCCACGCTGTACGTGCGGGGGAGCGGTACGCAGCTCGTCCTCGGTGAGGCCTACGCGAGTCACTGGTTGATCGAGGCCGCGGGAGCCATCGACGTCGCCGACGAACTCGGCGTCGTCGAGTCGGCGCCGATCACCGACGAGGCGATGCTCGTCGCCGCCCCCGACGTCCTGCTCGTCCCCGCCTCCGGCCTGGAATCGGTCGGCGGCGTGACCGGCCTGCTCGACGCGCTCCCCGCGTTGGCCAGGACCCCCGCCGGTGTGGCGGGAGCGGTGCTGTCGTACGACGACCAGCTGATGCTCGGCAACGGCCCGCGCGCCGGATCGTTCCTCGCCACGTTGATCGCCGACCTCCGCGACCGCGCGCCGACCGAATCGTGA
- a CDS encoding TetR/AcrR family transcriptional regulator, translating to MSAAARRTAILDVALDILRADGEQAISIGSVAERAEVTRALVYKHFDNRDDLAIALYRREAQRLDDHLIELVRGADGGFESKLRALVRGLLDATDVWGRVFNPLSGTPAGPIGRRERRERQDRTIGFFADLAARDYGLPAERAHLAIRVLWGGLDPLMWQVRPTSDTAERDALGDLYVQLVVDAVRGIDT from the coding sequence TTGTCGGCAGCAGCCCGGCGGACCGCGATCCTCGACGTCGCCCTCGACATCCTCCGAGCGGACGGCGAGCAGGCGATCTCGATCGGTTCGGTCGCTGAGCGGGCCGAGGTGACCCGGGCGCTCGTCTACAAGCACTTCGACAACCGGGACGACCTGGCGATCGCCCTGTACCGGCGCGAGGCGCAGCGGCTCGACGACCACCTGATCGAACTCGTGCGCGGCGCCGACGGCGGGTTCGAATCGAAACTGCGGGCACTGGTGCGCGGCCTCCTCGACGCGACCGACGTGTGGGGCCGCGTGTTCAACCCGTTGAGCGGGACCCCGGCCGGACCGATCGGACGCCGGGAACGCCGGGAACGTCAGGACCGCACGATCGGCTTCTTCGCCGACCTGGCCGCGCGCGACTACGGCCTGCCCGCCGAGCGGGCGCACCTCGCGATCCGTGTGTTGTGGGGCGGACTCGATCCGTTGATGTGGCAGGTCCGCCCGACCAGCGACACCGCCGAACGCGACGCGCTCGGCGACCTGTACGTGCAACTCGTGGTCGACGCCGTGCGCGGCATCGACACCTGA
- a CDS encoding DUF2470 domain-containing protein, whose product MSVTDAHDAGAPPVAGDPANFPSHAELVRTLLVAAGFGSLTTITERGYPYGSLAAFSVLTDGSALMCLSDMAEHTQNARRVERAGLFVAAPRSSDDTHDPLDEPRASIVGDLRPFDATPSDVERHLARHPQTANYMDFADFGWWRLEIVSARFVGGFGSMSWVDGATIAAAPADPVLPRARAAIDHMNADHADACLDIARRLGGLDTATSATVHAIDRHGMTLYVDTAAGFRVARLGFPDGPLDDAGQVRGAVVELTRRARDVGEA is encoded by the coding sequence ATGTCCGTGACCGATGCCCATGACGCCGGGGCGCCGCCCGTGGCGGGCGATCCCGCCAACTTCCCCTCGCACGCCGAACTCGTCCGCACACTCCTGGTCGCGGCCGGGTTCGGGTCGCTGACGACGATCACCGAGCGCGGCTATCCGTACGGCAGCCTCGCCGCGTTCTCGGTGCTGACCGACGGGTCGGCGCTCATGTGTCTGTCGGACATGGCCGAACACACACAGAACGCGCGCCGGGTCGAACGCGCCGGACTGTTCGTCGCGGCGCCTCGCTCGTCGGACGACACGCACGATCCGCTCGACGAACCGCGGGCGAGCATCGTCGGTGACCTGCGCCCGTTCGACGCCACGCCGTCCGACGTCGAACGACACCTCGCCCGCCACCCGCAGACGGCGAACTACATGGATTTCGCCGACTTCGGCTGGTGGCGACTCGAGATCGTGTCGGCCCGCTTCGTCGGGGGCTTCGGCTCGATGAGCTGGGTCGACGGCGCCACCATCGCCGCCGCTCCGGCCGACCCGGTGCTCCCCCGTGCGCGAGCCGCGATCGACCACATGAACGCCGACCACGCCGACGCATGCCTCGACATCGCCCGCCGGCTCGGCGGTCTCGACACGGCGACGTCCGCGACGGTGCACGCGATCGACCGCCACGGGATGACCCTGTACGTCGACACCGCCGCCGGGTTCCGCGTCGCCCGCCTCGGGTTCCCGGACGGTCCGCTCGACGATGCCGGTCAGGTGCGCGGCGCGGTCGTCGAACTCACCCGTCGCGCCCGCGACGTCGGCGAAGCGTGA